From a single Leucoraja erinacea ecotype New England unplaced genomic scaffold, Leri_hhj_1 Leri_51C, whole genome shotgun sequence genomic region:
- the LOC129694005 gene encoding aurora kinase A and ninein-interacting protein, whose translation MKRRRRFGVQKVEECGIWLDTGELKRKKVKAHSIAEFLNPLSRSKYNIDVAVNFTQTTSPQRCVKQTSVSSFFFPKSKGNPRSPPSASSLQAVDIASPFTATTEEGRLADQPELIIDPDSHGGGFGCDTLVGGREVGADTDTASPRSTAHLNSPVTREEQAPPLTRHSSHKAAVQNYIDSGVHGLQSRTTGQTAASTEGLILPPDDGTQPDFTQDSQGNRVISHRESVWSAAEMYAPVMGAWSEADPDTLRTEHFRAELPGFLTSTPQTTSRAPRLSERKAVFSPKRLNSDRDKGSPLDDKENMSGPALSGFVGTRKSRPSWSRTPLPLSRLSPQQCANVPRDEPLDFKGLSSDHCELSMLFSQDSQGNRVICHRGVNGRRRDVVGHSSQGHKGGSGHPLIPMSPSNRGLCKSPQAEHHAASVSFSLLFTQDSDGQAVIKHTRATS comes from the exons ATGAAACGTCGGAGGAGATTTGGGGTCCAGAAGGTGGAGGAATGCGGGATTTGGTTGGACACGGGGGAGCTGAAGAGAAAGAAAGTGAAG GCCCACTCCATTGCGGAGTTTCTGAACCCTCTGTCCAGAAGCAAGTACAACATAGACGTGGCTGTGAACTTCACCCAGACGACGTCACCCCAAAGGTGTGTCAAGCAGACAAGCGtctcttccttcttcttcccaAAGTCCAAAG GTAATCCCAGGAGTCCTCCCAGTGCATCGAGCCTGCAGGCGGTGGACATTGCCTCGCCATTCACAGCCACCACCGAGGAAGGACGGCTTGCAGATCAGCCTGAGCTGATCATTGACCCCGATTCCCACGGAGGCGGCTTTGGCTGCGACACtttggtgggtgggagggaggtcgGTGCGGACACAGATACAGCCTCTCCTCGCAGCACTGCACACCTCAACAGCCCAGTGACACGTGAAGAGCAGGCACCACCGCTAACACGGCACTCCTCTCACAAAGCTGCTGTCCAGAACTACATTGACAGTGGCGTACATGGGCTGCAGTCCAGAACTACAGGGCAGACTGCTGCGTCCACTGAAGGTCTGATTCTGCCTCCTGATGACGGTACCCAGCCTGATTTTACTCAGGATTCACAAGGGAACAGAGTAATCTCACACAGGGAGTCAGTGTGGTCGGCTGCTGAGATGTACGCACCAGTCATGGGGGCCTGGTCTGAAGCTGACCCTGATACACTGCGCACAGAACATTTCCGAGCAGAGTTACCGGGCTTTCTCACCTCGACGCCGCAAACTACGAGCAGAGCGCCGAGGTTATCGGAAAGGAAGGCAGTGTTTTCACCCAAGAGGCTGAACTCAGACCGAGACAAAGGTTCACCGCTGGACGACAAGGAAAACATGAGTGGGCCTGCGTTGTCTGGTTTTGTGGGAACGAGGAAGAGTCGGCCATCTTGGTCAAGGACCCCGTTGCCTCTGAGTCGCCTTTCCCCCCAGCAGTGTGCCAACGTACCCCGTGACGAGCCACTGGACTTCAAGGGGCTGAGCAGTGACCATTGCGAGCtgtcgatgttgttcagccaagATTCACAGGGCAACCGGGTCATCTGCCACCGCGGTGTGAACGGCAGGAGAAGGGATGTGGTCGGCCACTCATCCCAGGGCCACAAGGGGGGCAGTGGTCATCCGCTCATTCCAATGTCTCCTTCAAACCGTGGTCTGTGTAAATCACCCCAGGCTGAGCACCATGCTGCCTCCGTCTCCTTCTCTCTGCTGTTTACGCAGGACTCTGACGGCCAAGCTGTCATCAAGCACACAAGGGCAACAAGCTGA